In Lentilitoribacter sp. Alg239-R112, the following proteins share a genomic window:
- a CDS encoding acetyl/propionyl/methylcrotonyl-CoA carboxylase subunit alpha, whose translation MFSKILIANRGEIACRIIDTARRMGIKTVAVFSDADVKARHVLMADEAVHIGPAPVVDSYLKGDVIIKAALKTGAEAIHPGYGFLSENPDFVDAVDAADITFIGPSSKAIRAMGLKDAAKMLMSEAGVPVVPGYHGSNQDPEFLHAEAEKIGFPVLIKARAGGGGKGMRLVETSDDFNSALESAAREGQAAFGDPVVLIEKFITSPRHIEVQIFGDGFGNVVHLYERDCSLQRRHQKVIEEAPAPGIGDEMRASMTSAAVKAAKAIGYESAGTIEFIVDGSNMLRSDGFWFMEMNTRLQVEHPVTEAITGLDLVELQLRVAAGDSLPFKQDEVQVNGHAFEARLYAEDVSSGFLPASGNLAHVEFSDMARNDTGIGSGDDITPYYDPMIAKVITHGSTRNEALNKLSGALSETHIAGTISNLSFLQALAHNVDFVDGNVDTGLIERNLDALTMQAEPNDTVVAIAMITVLKLNFCDPDTGWRLWGSASHLVTMFSQAKQYVYRLVLLEQNRINLQSVDDERTAVQLDVISHDDKGITVFVDGIQFCAKTACFERGHEKHVSVLIDGQTFEFVLPDPLASADAEAQSANAIVAPMSGVVRLVEATNGAHVKSGERLIVIEAMKMEMSLTAPCDGKINEINCCEGDAVEGGTVLLTIEDEN comes from the coding sequence ATGTTTTCAAAAATACTGATCGCCAATCGCGGTGAAATTGCTTGCCGTATTATTGATACTGCGAGGCGTATGGGTATTAAAACGGTTGCCGTTTTTTCAGATGCAGATGTAAAAGCTCGTCATGTATTGATGGCAGATGAAGCTGTTCACATTGGTCCAGCGCCCGTTGTCGATAGTTATCTTAAGGGTGATGTTATCATTAAAGCAGCCCTAAAGACGGGTGCTGAAGCCATTCATCCAGGCTATGGTTTTTTATCTGAAAACCCTGATTTTGTGGATGCAGTAGACGCTGCCGATATTACCTTTATTGGACCGAGTTCAAAAGCAATTCGCGCTATGGGTTTAAAAGATGCGGCCAAGATGCTTATGTCGGAAGCTGGTGTACCTGTTGTACCTGGATATCATGGGTCTAATCAGGATCCGGAGTTTTTGCATGCAGAAGCGGAGAAAATTGGCTTTCCCGTTTTGATTAAAGCGCGTGCAGGCGGAGGCGGGAAGGGTATGCGTCTTGTCGAAACGTCTGATGATTTTAACTCAGCACTTGAAAGTGCGGCTCGCGAAGGGCAGGCAGCATTTGGCGATCCTGTCGTGCTTATTGAGAAATTTATTACATCCCCCCGACACATTGAAGTTCAGATTTTTGGGGATGGTTTTGGAAATGTAGTTCATTTGTATGAACGTGACTGTTCTCTCCAGCGCCGTCACCAGAAAGTGATTGAAGAAGCTCCTGCACCAGGCATCGGCGATGAAATGCGTGCGTCGATGACCAGTGCTGCTGTAAAAGCTGCAAAAGCAATTGGTTATGAAAGTGCCGGAACAATTGAGTTCATAGTTGATGGCTCGAACATGCTTCGCAGTGACGGTTTTTGGTTCATGGAAATGAATACACGTCTGCAGGTTGAACATCCGGTGACCGAAGCGATTACAGGGTTAGATTTGGTCGAACTCCAATTACGTGTTGCAGCGGGTGATTCATTGCCATTTAAGCAAGATGAAGTGCAAGTTAACGGTCATGCATTTGAGGCGCGTCTTTATGCAGAGGATGTTAGCTCGGGTTTCTTGCCTGCTTCCGGTAACTTAGCTCATGTTGAGTTTTCTGATATGGCTCGCAATGATACGGGCATTGGTTCCGGTGATGATATTACCCCTTACTATGACCCAATGATTGCTAAAGTTATCACGCATGGATCAACACGAAATGAGGCGTTGAATAAGTTGAGCGGGGCTCTATCGGAGACCCATATTGCAGGCACGATCTCGAATTTGAGTTTTTTGCAAGCCTTGGCACATAATGTAGATTTTGTAGATGGCAATGTTGATACGGGTCTTATCGAGCGAAATTTGGATGCGCTCACGATGCAGGCAGAACCCAACGACACAGTCGTAGCCATCGCTATGATTACAGTATTGAAATTGAATTTCTGTGACCCAGATACTGGTTGGCGTCTATGGGGTTCCGCCAGTCACTTGGTCACTATGTTTAGTCAAGCAAAACAATATGTCTATCGATTAGTGTTGCTGGAACAAAATCGTATCAACCTTCAATCAGTCGATGATGAGAGAACGGCGGTTCAGCTCGATGTGATATCTCACGATGACAAAGGGATAACTGTTTTTGTCGATGGTATCCAGTTTTGCGCAAAGACTGCTTGTTTTGAGCGTGGTCATGAAAAACATGTCTCAGTTTTGATAGATGGGCAAACTTTTGAATTTGTTTTACCGGATCCTCTTGCCAGTGCTGATGCAGAGGCACAAAGCGCAAATGCTATTGTGGCGCCAATGAGCGGCGTTGTAAGATTGGTGGAAGCTACAAATGGAGCGCACGTAAAATCTGGTGAACGGCTCATCGTAATTGAAGCTATGAAAATGGAAATGAGTCTTACTGCTCCATGTGATGGCAAAATAAATGAGATCAATTGTTGTGAAGGAGATGCTGTTGAGGGCGGAACCGTATTGCTCACAATTGAGGATGAGAACTAG
- a CDS encoding carboxyl transferase domain-containing protein, which translates to MAILRSNANPSSENSTTMEQQLDIISKEASRLMQGGSKKARERHQNRGKLLPRDRVQNLLDYGSPFLEIGLFAAREVYDVDIPAAGVIAGIGKIQGRDCMIVCNDATVKGGTYYPLTVKKHLRAQEIAEENRLPCIYLVDSGGANLPNQDEVFPDRDHFGRIFYNQARMSAKGIAQIAVVMGNCTAGGAYVPAMCDTTIMVKEQAMIFLAGPPLVKEATGEEVDAETLGGADTHTRLSGVADYLAEDDAHSLALARQVVSTLGQAPATDLTLRDPKLPAFPTDDIMGLIPKDTRQPYDIRDIIARIVDGSEFDEFKARYGATLVTGFAHIDGMPVGIIANNGVLFSESSLKGAHFIELCCQRKIPLLFLQNITGFMVGSKYEAGGIAKDGAKLVNAVSTANVPKITVIIGGSYGAGNYGMCGRAFGPRFVWMWPNARISVMGGAQAAGVMATVTRAGKQARGEDWSSEQEAAFKQPILDQFEEQSHPFYASARLWDDGIIDPRKTRDVVSLSLKACLNAPLEETSFGLFRM; encoded by the coding sequence ATGGCTATTCTTCGATCGAACGCGAATCCTTCCAGTGAAAACTCCACTACAATGGAGCAGCAGCTTGACATTATTTCGAAAGAAGCCTCGCGCTTAATGCAAGGTGGCTCGAAAAAAGCAAGGGAACGTCATCAGAATCGCGGCAAATTGTTGCCGCGTGATCGGGTGCAAAACCTTCTAGACTATGGTTCGCCTTTTTTAGAGATTGGCTTGTTTGCTGCACGTGAGGTTTATGATGTCGATATCCCGGCGGCGGGTGTCATTGCGGGAATTGGTAAAATTCAAGGCAGAGATTGTATGATCGTCTGTAATGATGCGACTGTAAAAGGGGGAACCTACTATCCTTTAACCGTGAAGAAACATTTGCGCGCGCAAGAGATTGCAGAGGAAAATCGTCTTCCATGCATATATTTAGTAGATAGTGGTGGAGCGAATTTGCCAAATCAGGATGAGGTTTTTCCTGATAGGGATCACTTTGGGCGTATCTTTTATAATCAAGCGCGCATGAGCGCTAAAGGCATTGCTCAAATTGCGGTTGTGATGGGAAACTGTACTGCTGGTGGTGCTTATGTACCAGCTATGTGTGATACCACAATCATGGTCAAAGAACAGGCAATGATTTTTCTTGCTGGTCCTCCATTGGTTAAAGAGGCAACGGGAGAAGAAGTCGATGCCGAGACGTTAGGTGGAGCAGATACCCATACCCGTCTTTCTGGCGTTGCGGACTATTTGGCAGAAGATGATGCTCATTCATTGGCACTTGCAAGGCAAGTGGTCAGCACTTTGGGGCAGGCGCCTGCTACGGATTTAACACTGCGAGACCCTAAACTTCCTGCCTTTCCAACTGATGACATTATGGGATTAATCCCCAAAGATACGCGGCAGCCATATGATATACGCGATATCATTGCGCGTATTGTTGATGGCAGTGAATTTGACGAATTTAAGGCGCGTTATGGCGCAACATTGGTTACAGGGTTTGCACATATTGATGGAATGCCAGTTGGCATTATCGCCAACAATGGTGTGCTTTTTTCCGAAAGTTCTCTTAAAGGTGCCCACTTTATTGAGCTCTGTTGCCAAAGAAAAATACCGCTTTTATTTTTGCAAAATATTACGGGCTTCATGGTAGGTTCAAAATATGAAGCGGGCGGGATCGCCAAGGATGGTGCAAAGCTGGTTAACGCCGTTTCAACGGCCAATGTTCCAAAAATTACTGTCATAATCGGTGGATCTTATGGTGCGGGAAATTATGGAATGTGTGGTCGTGCGTTCGGCCCTCGCTTTGTCTGGATGTGGCCTAATGCACGAATTTCAGTCATGGGTGGTGCGCAAGCTGCGGGTGTCATGGCCACTGTAACGCGCGCTGGTAAACAGGCGCGAGGTGAGGACTGGAGTTCCGAGCAAGAGGCTGCGTTTAAGCAACCAATTCTTGATCAATTTGAAGAGCAATCTCATCCGTTCTATGCCTCTGCCCGTTTATGGGACGACGGGATAATTGACCCTCGTAAAACAAGGGATGTTGTGTCTTTGAGTTTAAAAGCGTGCCTGAATGCGCCTTTGGAGGAGACAAGTTTCGGCTTGTTCAGAATGTGA
- a CDS encoding isovaleryl-CoA dehydrogenase produces MYESMMNFNLGEDIDALRDMVSKFAQSEIAPRAAEIDASNEFPMDLWEKMGELGLHGITVSEEDGGVNMGYLAHCVAIEEISRASASVGLSYGAHSNLCVNQIQRWGTTEQKAKYLPKLLSGEHVGSLAMSEPGAGSDVVSMKLRADRQDDKFILNGNKMWITNGPDASTLVVYAKTDPEAGPKGITAFIIEKGMAGFSTAQKLDKLGMRGSNTCELLFNDCEVPSENILGEEGQGVKVLMSGLDYERVVLAAGPVGIMAAAMDLVVPYVHDRQQFGKPIGTFQLMQGKLADMYTTMNACRSYVYAVARACDIGEATRKDSAGCILYAAEKATQIALEAIQCLGGNGYMNEFPTGRLLRDAKLYEIGAGTSEIRRMLIGREIFNEAV; encoded by the coding sequence ATGTATGAATCTATGATGAACTTTAATTTGGGAGAAGATATCGATGCGCTACGCGATATGGTGTCTAAATTTGCTCAAAGTGAAATTGCACCCCGCGCAGCAGAAATTGATGCTAGCAATGAGTTTCCAATGGATCTTTGGGAGAAAATGGGAGAGCTCGGACTGCATGGCATAACGGTTAGCGAGGAAGATGGTGGCGTTAATATGGGGTATTTAGCCCATTGTGTTGCGATTGAAGAAATAAGCCGTGCATCAGCATCAGTTGGACTTTCTTACGGTGCACACTCCAATCTTTGCGTAAATCAAATTCAGCGATGGGGAACAACGGAGCAAAAGGCAAAATACTTGCCAAAGCTTCTATCCGGAGAACATGTTGGTTCGCTTGCTATGTCAGAGCCAGGTGCAGGTTCAGATGTTGTTTCGATGAAGCTGAGAGCAGATCGTCAGGATGATAAGTTCATCTTAAATGGAAACAAGATGTGGATCACGAATGGTCCCGATGCGAGCACTCTTGTTGTTTACGCAAAGACTGATCCAGAAGCAGGGCCGAAAGGGATTACAGCCTTTATAATAGAAAAAGGCATGGCTGGATTCTCGACTGCGCAAAAGTTGGATAAACTTGGAATGCGCGGATCAAATACTTGCGAATTGTTATTCAACGATTGTGAAGTGCCGAGTGAAAATATTCTTGGCGAAGAGGGGCAGGGCGTAAAGGTACTTATGTCTGGGCTTGATTATGAGCGGGTTGTCCTTGCTGCTGGTCCTGTTGGTATTATGGCTGCAGCAATGGATTTGGTCGTGCCATATGTTCACGATAGACAGCAATTTGGAAAACCGATCGGAACTTTCCAGCTTATGCAGGGTAAGCTGGCAGACATGTATACAACGATGAATGCCTGCAGGTCATATGTTTATGCTGTTGCGCGAGCTTGTGACATTGGGGAGGCAACGCGGAAAGATTCTGCCGGCTGTATTTTATATGCTGCCGAGAAAGCAACGCAAATCGCATTGGAGGCAATTCAATGTTTAGGCGGTAACGGCTATATGAATGAATTCCCAACCGGTCGCCTCCTGCGTGATGCCAAATTGTATGAAATCGGCGCGGGAACAAGTGAAATCCGGCGCATGTTGATTGGTCGTGAAATTTTTAACGAAGCGGTTTGA